ATAAATTATAGTGGAAGCTCCTAAAGCTTTCCATATAATTGGTCTTATTTTACTGTATGTGAAAATTATTGAGCAATCTCGTCGTTTTAAATCACTAATTTTTCGCATTTTTATTTTTCTAACCCTTTTAAAGCAACCAAAAAACAAAACACAAAAAATATATTTCTATAAACACTAATCTCTTTCGCAATTGGGGGAGAAACACTTTCTAAAGGCACCACATTTATAATATTTGCAAATTTCACATCCTCTTTTATTAAACAATATTCACAATAGAGCGCAACATGATAAATATTAAAAAAAGGAGTAAATTTGTTATATAAGTTATTTCTAGCAATTATCTGCTCTTCTAATTGCCAATCTTTTGGGCAATCGTATTGAATAAAGCGACTATTTAAAATAGAAGTTTCTAATTTTTTTGTTTCAGCAGGAAGAAAAACCAAGCCATAATAATCTTTCAATTTCAATTGACTAATTTTCCGCATCTTTTAAAGCAATCATGCTAATAAAAAAACTTGATAGATTATAAATTGTTCTTTTAAAGCGAGGTTTAATAGGTCCAGTTTCAAAATAGATGTGAGTAGGTCTATAAAAACTCCAATAAACAAAAAGCAAATTAAGCAGTGCGCAGTAATATCTTTTATTAAGCCTACTAATATTTTCTCCTAAAAAATCAACTTCAATCAGCCTTCCAGTTATAATTTCGTTTTGTTTAACCTTTCTATTTGTTATGCCTCTAAGTATTCCAAATGCGCTTTGAAAAATTTTTATTTGCCATTTATCTTTTTTAATTAAAATGTCAGTAAACTTTTCCATCTAAAAAACAAAGTCAGTTTTTCTTAAATTATAAACTATTTTTTGTTTTTTTAAATAATTTTCAAATATAAGCTGATTATCCTTTTTATAAACAACCCACTTATGTGAAGGATTAAGCCAATTGGGCAATTGCCAAAGCTTTGGAGTAACAATTATTACAAATTTACTTATTTTGTGGGCTTCTTCTATTGCTTTTAATGGGTTGTTCAAATGCTCCAATACATGACTTAAGATTATTACAGAAAATTTTGAAGAAAATTTCTTTGATAAATTTTGAACATCACAATATTTTACAAGTTTTTTCAGCAAGAAAGCCCTACCCTTTAGGGTATGGGATGAATTGCTTTTTTTAATATAACATTTTTTAAAATTAATTTCAAGTATTGACAAAAAAATTATTTTTAATTATCCTTTATATTAAAGGCATTAATTATGGAAATAAAAAATAA
The DNA window shown above is from Candidatus Desulfofervidus auxilii and carries:
- a CDS encoding class I SAM-dependent methyltransferase, whose amino-acid sequence is MLKKLVKYCDVQNLSKKFSSKFSVIILSHVLEHLNNPLKAIEEAHKISKFVIIVTPKLWQLPNWLNPSHKWVVYKKDNQLIFENYLKKQKIVYNLRKTDFVF